ACCGCGCGGTACAGGTAGTCGGTGCCGTACACGCCGATTCCTGCGCGCCGCATCGACCAGCCGTCGACCACCGGCGCCGACCGCGGGATGCTCGCACGCATGTGTGCAAGCGCTTCCACGGGTGCGGCCGCCAGGGCCGCGGACACCTCGGGTGATGCAGCCTCCGGGTCGAAGGGGCGCCCGGGTCGGATGCCCAGGTGATGGAGGCGCGCGAGCACGGGTTGGTCCGTCGGATGCGGGGGAGCGACGTCGAGCAGCGTAGACGCACGCCGGAAGAACTCGACACCGGGCATCGCGCCGACCTGGTCCATCGGCGAGGGGTCGCGGTCGGGCGCCTCGGGTACGGGCGCCGGGCCGCGGTCGACCAGGGGGCGGATGCCGAAGCCGTCCTGGACGGCGTGCACCGCCTCGTAGTCGGCGGGGCCATTCGTCTGGGTGCGCCCGAGCACCCAGACCCAGGGCGTCGGCGCGTCGATCCGCTCGAGGTCGCCCGGCAGTTCGTCCCGCCACCCGGGAGGCACGATCGCATACGAACCCGTGGCTCCGCCGGTCGTGCGCGTACCGACGACGGCGAACACGTCGGTCCACATGTCGAGCAGCGGCAGCATGAAGTACCGATCCACCTCGCGGCTCACCGAGAGCACCACGGGGCCGTCGTTCAGGTCGAGCCATGCGGGGGAGTAGAGCGTGTCGAAGTTCGGGCGTACGACGTCGGTGAAGTCCCCGCGGGGGAATGCGCGCATGTGGAGGAACGTGTTCGCGGGGCCGCACCCCGGGATCCGGTCGGCGGGCACGCTCGTCGTCAGCCGGCGCGTCAGGTCCATCAGGACGAGCGGGTAGAGGTAGAGGTACCCCTCGACGGCGATCCGCTCCAGCTCGCCGCGACGTCCGGCCATGAGCATCTCCTCCCTGCGGCGGGTCGCTCGATGCCGGGAGCGCACCGCACGATCGCACGAGATCGCGACGCCTCGTCGCGATCTGTTCGACACGGTACGCGCAGGGGAACGGCTCGCCAGGGTCCAAGGACCCGGGGCCGGCGCCGAATGCCCGAGCCCGCGGGAGCCGGATGCTCCGGGGCGCCGGACTACTGATCCCCGGACGACGTCCGGCTGAGCAGGCTCTGCGCGATCGAGAGGGTGGCGAGGGCCTGGACGGATTCCCACGTGCCGGGCTTCAGCTTCGCCGCGGTCTGGGCGGCCTGGGCCGCGTACGCGTCGGCGAGTCGGGCGGCGTCGTTGTTGCTCATGGATACTCCTCGGGGACGAGTCATGGCACCGGCTCGTGCCGGTGCCACCTCGTGGCTCACGCTAGTGGCGACGGGGCACCGGGGAGCGGCGACGGCAGTCACTGTTCATAGGAACTGACATAATGTGCATTATCGGACACAGCCTATCGCGAACGTGTGGCCGGAATCCCGGGTGCCGAATGTCCTGCGCATGCGACGGGTGGGCTGCGGCAGAATGGCGGCATGACCTTCGGCAGGGTCGCATACGTGCTCGGCGGCGGCGGCGTGCTCGGCGCCGTGCAGGTCGGCATGGTCCGGGCGCTGCTGGAACGCGGCATCCGACCCGACCTGGTCGTCGGCACGTCGATCGGCGCGATCAACGGCGCGATCATCGCCGCCGACGTCGACGAGAGCGTCGATCGGCTCGATCAGGCGTGGTCGTCCCGTGAGGCGCGATCGATGGCATCCGGCATGGGCATCCGCCCCGGGCGCGCCCACGTGATGTCGACGGCGCCGCTCCGCAGGCTGCTCGAGCACGGACTCGGCGGCGCGCACAGCTTCCGCGACCTCCGGGTGGAGTTCCGCTGCTGCGCCGCGAGCATCGAGCGGGCCGCCGAGCACTGGTTCACGAGCGGACCGCTCGTGCCCGCGGTGCTGGCTTCGTCTGCGGTGCCGGGCGTGTTCCGCCCGGTGCGCATCGGCGGCGAGCACTTCGTGGACGGCGGCATCGTCAACTCGATCCCGCTCGGCGAAGCCGTCGCCGCCGGCGCGACGGAACTCGTCGTGCTGCAGGTCGGCCGCATCGAGCATCCGCTCAGCGCGCCGCAGTCCCACCTCGCGACCGCGCGGATCGCCCTGGAGATCTCGCGCCGGCACCGGTTCGCCCGCGACTCCGCCGCGCTGCCCGAGGGCGTGCGCATGCACGTGCTGCCGACCGGTACGAGTTCGTCCCGCGACAACCGCATCGCCCGCAACCTCACCTCGAAGGCGATCCGCCGGCGGATCGACGCCGCCTACGCCGCATCGGCCGACTACCTCGACGCCCGTGCCGAGGCGGGCGCACTCCCGGCCGCGAGCGACTGATGCGACTCCCCCCGCGATGGGTGCGCCGGTGCGTGATCGCACCGCTCGTCGTCGTGCTCGCCCTCGGCCTCACGCTCACGCTGCCGGTCTGGCTCGTCCTTGCGGTCATCGCCTCGCTCATCATGGGCTGGCGGTTCCGCATCCCGCGCATCCTCTGGATGCTCGACGTCTACCTGCTCTGGGAGGCGGCAGCGCTCATCGGGCTGCTCGGCCTGTGGATCGCCTCCGGCTTCGGATGGCGCATGCATCGGCCTCCGATGCAGCACGCGCACTACCGGTTCGTGGCGCGCATGCTCCGCTTCCTGTTCTGGAACGCCCACTGGGCACTCCGGCTCGACATCGAGGTGCGCGTGCCGCCCGGCTTCCACGACGACGCGCGGCCTGCGGTCATCGCCAGCCGTCATGCCGGGCCGGCCGACTCGTTCATCCTCATCCACGCCGTGCTGAACTGGTTCGACCGCTCCCCCAGGATCGTGATGAAGGACACGATGCAGTGGGACCCCGCGGTCGACGTCGTGCTGAACCGTCTCCCGAACCGGTTCATCGCTCCCCCTCCCCTGCACGCGGTGAACCGCCGGGAGGATACGGACGTCATCGCCCGCATCCGTGAGCTCGCGACCGGGATGGGGTCGGGCGACGCGTTCGTGATCTTCCCCGAGGGCGGCAACTTCACGCCCGAGCGGCGCGCCCGCGCCATCGAGCGGCTGCACGCCGCGGGTCTGCACGCCGCGGCGGAGCGCGCCTCCCGCATGATGCACGTGATGGCGCCACGGCCCGCCGGCCTCTTCGCTGCACTCGACGGCGCTCCTGACGCCGACGTGTTCTTCGTCGCGCACACCGGGCTCGACCGCATCCGCTCGATCGGCGACGTGTGGAAGGAGCTGCCCACCGACACCGCCATCGTGATGCGGTTCTGGACCGTGTCGCGGTCGCGCATCCCCGTCGACCACGACGA
This is a stretch of genomic DNA from Agromyces sp. SYSU T00194. It encodes these proteins:
- a CDS encoding patatin-like phospholipase family protein encodes the protein MTFGRVAYVLGGGGVLGAVQVGMVRALLERGIRPDLVVGTSIGAINGAIIAADVDESVDRLDQAWSSREARSMASGMGIRPGRAHVMSTAPLRRLLEHGLGGAHSFRDLRVEFRCCAASIERAAEHWFTSGPLVPAVLASSAVPGVFRPVRIGGEHFVDGGIVNSIPLGEAVAAGATELVVLQVGRIEHPLSAPQSHLATARIALEISRRHRFARDSAALPEGVRMHVLPTGTSSSRDNRIARNLTSKAIRRRIDAAYAASADYLDARAEAGALPAASD
- a CDS encoding DUF1254 domain-containing protein; its protein translation is MAGRRGELERIAVEGYLYLYPLVLMDLTRRLTTSVPADRIPGCGPANTFLHMRAFPRGDFTDVVRPNFDTLYSPAWLDLNDGPVVLSVSREVDRYFMLPLLDMWTDVFAVVGTRTTGGATGSYAIVPPGWRDELPGDLERIDAPTPWVWVLGRTQTNGPADYEAVHAVQDGFGIRPLVDRGPAPVPEAPDRDPSPMDQVGAMPGVEFFRRASTLLDVAPPHPTDQPVLARLHHLGIRPGRPFDPEAASPEVSAALAAAPVEALAHMRASIPRSAPVVDGWSMRRAGIGVYGTDYLYRAVVAMIGLGANLPEDAVYPMLVTDEHGEIPVGEHEYVLHFAADALPPVDAFWSLTMYDQTGFTVPNPLGRYALGDRDALHYNDDGSLDLAIASRSPGAGAEANWLPAPPGPLGLTLRLYAPRPEVLDGRWNPPPLLRA
- a CDS encoding 1-acyl-sn-glycerol-3-phosphate acyltransferase; this translates as MIAPLVVVLALGLTLTLPVWLVLAVIASLIMGWRFRIPRILWMLDVYLLWEAAALIGLLGLWIASGFGWRMHRPPMQHAHYRFVARMLRFLFWNAHWALRLDIEVRVPPGFHDDARPAVIASRHAGPADSFILIHAVLNWFDRSPRIVMKDTMQWDPAVDVVLNRLPNRFIAPPPLHAVNRREDTDVIARIRELATGMGSGDAFVIFPEGGNFTPERRARAIERLHAAGLHAAAERASRMMHVMAPRPAGLFAALDGAPDADVFFVAHTGLDRIRSIGDVWKELPTDTAIVMRFWTVSRSRIPVDHDERLEWLMDEWEAIDRWIDRARTE